From Juglans regia cultivar Chandler chromosome 8, Walnut 2.0, whole genome shotgun sequence, the proteins below share one genomic window:
- the LOC108982192 gene encoding cytochrome P450 87A3-like, whose translation MWSVWLSVISGLLIVFSTHWLYRWRNPKCNGKLPPGSMGFPLIGETLSFMVSNKSLDIPLFVKKRMEKYGPVFRTSLVGRPVVVSSDPEFNYEVFQQEGKLVERWYMDSFSKLLQGLDASGYNAHKNIHKYLRNTILGTFGTEALKEKLLPKLEDAINEKLQCWSKLSSLEVKKGISAMIFDFTAAQLFSYEPNKSGENIGESFGNFMEGLMAFPINIPGTAYHRCLQNQKAAVKIITNTLEERKRNPEIRRGDFLDQVLADMKTESFLTEKFIIYMMFGLILASFETISGTLTLAIKLITDNPKVLQELTEEHEAILNNREDADSGLTWKEYKYSMTFTHNVINESLRLASVAPGILRRTLQDIQVNGYTIPKGWTLMVVPSALQLNPRTYEDPLAFNPWRWQDISANVTAKNFIPFGVGMTSCAGADFSKVLMAVFIHAWVTKYRLTAIKGGEVIRSPALGFVNGFHIQVEAKLDG comes from the exons ATGTGGTCTGTTTGGCTTTCTGTCATTAGTGGCCTGCTTATAGTGTTTTCCACCCATTGGCTTTATAGGTGGAGGAACCCTAAATGTAATGGAAAATTACCACCTGGCTCTATGGGCTTCCCACTTATTGGGGAGACCCTCAGttttatggtctcaaacaagtcCTTAGACATACCACTTTTCGTGAAGAAAAGGATGGAGAA ATATGGGCCAGTATTTCGGACAAGCTTGGTCGGACGGCCGGTTGTGGTATCATCTGATCCTGAATTCAACTATGAAGTTTTCCAACAAGAAGGAAAACTGGTTGAGCGATGGTACATGGATTCCTTCTCAAAGCTTCTGCAGGGCCTAGACGCATCAGGATATAATGCCCACAAGAACATTCACAAGTACCTGCGAAATACGATCTTGGGTACCTTCGGTACCGAAGCTCTCAAGGAAAAGTTGCTGCCCAAGTTGGAAGATGCCATAAACGAAAAGTTGCAGTGTTGGTCTAAGCTTTCCAGTTTGGAAGTGAAAAAAGGCATTTCAGCT ATGATCTTTGATTTTACAGCAGCGCAGCTGTTCAGTTATGAACCAAACAAATCAGGGGAAAATATTGGTGAATCTTTCGGCAACTTTATGGAAGGACTCATGGCATTCCCCATCAACATCCCTGGTACTGCTTATCATAGATGTCTACAG AACCAGAAGGCGGCGGTAAAAATAATAACCAACACGctagaagaaagaaaacgaaATCCTGAAATTCGCAGAGGAGATTTTCTTGATCAGGTTTTGGCCGACATGAAAACGGAGTCGTTCTTGACAGAAAAATTCATCATCTACATGATGTTTGGGCTCATCCTTGCAAGCTTTGAGACTATATCAGGAACTCTTACATTAGCCATTAAGTTAATTACAGATAATCCTAAAGTTCTGCAAGAATTAACG GAGGAACATGAAGCAATTCTTAACAACAGAGAAGATGCCGATTCTGGACTCACATGGAAGGAATACAAGTACTCCATGACTTTTACCCATAAC GTTATCAATGAATCACTTAGGCTGGCCAGTGTTGCTCCTGGGATACTGAGAAGAACACTTCAAGACATTCAAGTAAATG GGTATACGATTCCAAAAGGGTGGACACTTATGGTGGTTCCTTCTGCACTTCAACTGAACCCAAGAACTTATGAGGATCCTCTAGCCTTCAATCCTTGGCGATGGCAG gacatcTCTGCGAACGTCACAGCCAAGAATTTCATACCATTCGGGGTAGGCATGACGTCATGTGCAGGAGCAGATTTCAGCAAGGTTCTCATGGCTGTTTTCATTCATGCCTGGGTCACGAAATACAG gttGACTGCTATCAAGGGAGGCGAGGTGATTCGGTCCCCTGCTTTAGGATTCGTAAATGGTTTTCACATTCAGGTTGAAGCAAAGCTTGATGGgtga
- the LOC108982191 gene encoding uncharacterized protein LOC108982191, translated as MEEIEDLCGNLHLIEEEEKLVACPMGNDEEILRKGDRSLVGKICVDRAVGKEIVVNTMGKIWRISKRASFLEVEKNVFIITFANHADRQRVLEGKPWLFENYLFILKAYEGGLQPDKLIFNVEYFWLQIYNLPLGLMTKKWGECIGQSVGQVLDVDVDEDDIGWGKYLRVRIKLDLHKPITRGRIIMVHGKKIRLAFKYEKLPRFCFNCGWILHGNSGCSSTTAPDNSINPQFGPWLRADDIFKRRTPNSYSNASSEGRMGGLTNNDPVAPVNDGEVSVGNIGIGQRWKDFRQGNFGFFDKSNGKMVAEEICMHA; from the coding sequence ATGGAGGAAATCGAGGATTTGTGTGGTAATTTACATTTAATTGAGGAAGAGGAAAAATTAGTTGCATGTCCAATGGGAAATGACGAGGAGATTCTACGGAAGGGTGATAGGAGTTTAGTGGGGAAGATTTGTGTTGATCGAGCAGTTGGAAAGGAAATTGTAGTAAACACAATGGGGAAAATCTGGAGAATTAGCAAAAGGGCTAGTTTTCTTGAAGTGGAAAAGAACgtctttattattacttttgcaAATCATGCGGATAGGCAGCGAGTCCTTGAGGGGAAACCATGGTTGTTTGAAAATTATCTCTTTATATTGAAGGCTTATGAGGGCGGCCTTCAACCTGACAAGCTGATCTTTAATGTTGAATATTTCTGGTTGCAGATTTATAATCTGCCTTTGGGCCTCATGACAAAGAAGTGGGGAGAGTGTATTGGACAGTCTGTGGGACAAGTTCTTGACGTCGATGTCGATGAGGATGATATCGGATGGGGGAAGTACCTGAGAGTGCGGATAAAGTTGGATTTGCATAAGCCAATTACTCGTGGTCGAATTATTATGGTGCATGGCAAAAAGATACGGCTGGCGTTCAAATATGAGAAGCTTCCACGGTTTTGTTTTAACTGTGGTTGGATTTTACATGGAAATTCTGGGTGTTCGTCTACTACTGCTCCTGATAATTCAATAAATCCACAATTCGGCCCTTGGCTTCGGGCAGATGATATCTTCAAACGTCGAACCCCCAACTCCTATTCTAATGCAAGCTCTGAAGGAAGAATGGGAGGACTGACAAACAATGATCCCGTAGCCCCAGTAAATGATGGTGAAGTTTCAGTGGGTAATATTGGTATAGGGCAGCGATGGAAGGATTTCAGGCAGggtaattttggattttttgataAGTCCAATGGCAAAATGGTTGCCGAAGAAATCTGCATGCATGCGTGA